In Rattus norvegicus strain BN/NHsdMcwi chromosome 1, GRCr8, whole genome shotgun sequence, a genomic segment contains:
- the Bad gene encoding bcl2-associated agonist of cell death isoform X2 encodes MARGVVPKAGGIQAQKGWRTYQPKQASRIQMGTPKQPSLAPAHALGLRKSDPGIRSLGSDAGGRRWRPAAQSMFQIPEFEPSEQEDASTTDRGLGPSLTEDQPGPYLAPGLLGSIVQQQPGQAANNSHHGGAGTMETRSRHSSYPAGTEEDEGMEEELSPFRGRSRSAPPNLWAAQRYGRELRRMSDEFEGSFKGLPRPKSAGTATQMRQSASWTRIIQSWWDRNLGKGGSTPSQ; translated from the exons ATGGCGCGGGGAGTTGTCCCCAAGGCAG GAGGAATTCAGGCCCAGAAGGGCTGGAGGACTTATCAGCCGAAGCAGGCCTCCAGGATCCAAATGGGAACCCCAAAGCAGCCCTCGCTGGCTCCTGCACACGCCCTAGGCTTGAGGAAGTCCGATCCCGGAATCCGGAGCCTGGGGAGCGACGCGGGAGGAAGGCGGTGGAGACCAGCAG CCCAGAGTATGTTCCAGATCCCAGAGTTTGAGCCGAGTGAGCAGGAAGACGCTAGTACTACAGATAGGGGCCTGGGCCCTAGCCTCACTGAGGACCAGCCAGGTCCCTACCTGGCCCCAGGTCTCCTGGGGAGCATCGTTCAGCAGCAGCCGGGACAGGCAGCCAATAACAGTCATCATGGAG GCGCTGGGACTATGGAGACCCGGAGTCGCCACAGTTCGTACCCAGCGGGGACTGAGGAAGATGAAGGGATGGAGGAGGAGCTTAGCCCTTTTCGAGGACGCTCGCGCTCGGCTCCCCCCAATCTCTGGGCAGCGCAGCGCTATGGCCGTGAGCTCCGAAGAATGAGCGATGAATTTGAGGGTTCCTTCAAG GGACTTCCTCGCCCAAAGAGCGCAGGCACTGCAACACAGATGCGACAAAGCGCCAGTTGGACGCGCATTATCCAGTCCTGGTGGGATCGAAATTTGGGGAAAGGAGGCTCCACTCCCTCCCAGTGA
- the Bad gene encoding bcl2-associated agonist of cell death isoform X4 — protein MARGVVPKAGGIQAQKGWRTYQPKQASRIQMGTPKQPSLAPAHALGLRKSDPGIRSLGSDAGGRRWRPAAQSMFQIPEFEPSEQEDASTTDRGLGPSLTEDQPGPYLAPGLLGSIVQQQPGQAANNSHHGDGAGR, from the exons ATGGCGCGGGGAGTTGTCCCCAAGGCAG GAGGAATTCAGGCCCAGAAGGGCTGGAGGACTTATCAGCCGAAGCAGGCCTCCAGGATCCAAATGGGAACCCCAAAGCAGCCCTCGCTGGCTCCTGCACACGCCCTAGGCTTGAGGAAGTCCGATCCCGGAATCCGGAGCCTGGGGAGCGACGCGGGAGGAAGGCGGTGGAGACCAGCAG CCCAGAGTATGTTCCAGATCCCAGAGTTTGAGCCGAGTGAGCAGGAAGACGCTAGTACTACAGATAGGGGCCTGGGCCCTAGCCTCACTGAGGACCAGCCAGGTCCCTACCTGGCCCCAGGTCTCCTGGGGAGCATCGTTCAGCAGCAGCCGGGACAGGCAGCCAATAACAGTCATCATGGAG ATGGAGCAGGCAGGTGA
- the Bad gene encoding bcl2-associated agonist of cell death isoform X3 produces MFQIPEFEPSEQEDASTTDRGLGPSLTEDQPGPYLAPGLLGSIVQQQPGQAANNSHHGGAGTMETRSRHSSYPAGTEEDEGMEEELSPFRGRSRSAPPNLWAAQRYGRELRRMSDEFEGSFKGEELTYSVEFLPVRAIAMEGWPLLWSFQSFPHTLPPTPPEVAMFPLRYWTALRRLC; encoded by the exons ATGTTCCAGATCCCAGAGTTTGAGCCGAGTGAGCAGGAAGACGCTAGTACTACAGATAGGGGCCTGGGCCCTAGCCTCACTGAGGACCAGCCAGGTCCCTACCTGGCCCCAGGTCTCCTGGGGAGCATCGTTCAGCAGCAGCCGGGACAGGCAGCCAATAACAGTCATCATGGAG GCGCTGGGACTATGGAGACCCGGAGTCGCCACAGTTCGTACCCAGCGGGGACTGAGGAAGATGAAGGGATGGAGGAGGAGCTTAGCCCTTTTCGAGGACGCTCGCGCTCGGCTCCCCCCAATCTCTGGGCAGCGCAGCGCTATGGCCGTGAGCTCCGAAGAATGAGCGATGAATTTGAGGGTTCCTTCAAG GGAGAAGAGCTGACGTACAGCGTTGAGTTCCTTCCGGTGCGTGCAATAGCCATGGAGGGGTGGCCCTTGCTTTGGAGTTTTCAAAGTTTTCCACACACCCTACCCCCTACGCCTCCGGAAGTGGCTATGTTCCCTCTCCGTTACTGGACAGCCCTCAGGCGCCTGTGCTAA
- the Gpr137 gene encoding integral membrane protein GPR137, with amino-acid sequence MESNLSGLVPAAGLVPALPPTVTLGLTAAYTALYALLFFSVYAQLWLVLLYGHKRLSYQTVFLALCLLWAALRTTLFSFYFRDTPRANRLGPLPFWLLYCCPVCLQFFTLTLMNLYFAQVVFKAKAKRRPEMSRGLLAVRGAFVGASLLFLLVNVLCAVLSRQRQAQPWVLLLVRVLVSDSLFVICALSLAACLCLVARRAPSTSIYLEAKGTSVCQAAAIGGAMVLLYASRACYNLAALALAPRSRLDAFDYDWYNVSDQADLVNDLGNKGYLVFGLILFVWELLPTTLLVGFFRVHRPPQDLSTSRILNGQVFGSRSYFFDRAGHCEDEGYSWEHSRSESTSMSGSLGSGSWYGAIGREPGWGGASQTRTTPLLFSQVPGPGSHHHSLYSTPQT; translated from the exons ATGGAGAGTAACCTGTCTGGTCTGGTGCCTGCAGCTGGGCTGGTACCTGCACTGCCTCCTACAGTGACCCTGGGGCTGACCGCTGCCTACACTGCCCTATatgctcttctcttcttctctgtctaTGCCCAGCTCTGGCTGGTGCTTCTGTATGGGCACAAGCGCCTCAGCTATCAGACGGTATTCCTGGCACTCTGTCTGCTCTGGGCTGCCTTGCGTACCACACTCTTCTCCTTCTACTTCCGAGATACTCCCAGGGCCAACCGCCTGGGGCCCTTGCCTTTTTGGCTTCTCTATTGCTGCCCTGTCTGCCTGCAGTTCTTCACACTGACGCTTATGAACCTCTACTTTGCGCAG GTGGTGTTCAAGGCCAAGGCGAAGCGTCGGCCAGAGATGAGCCGAGGCTT GCTGGCTGTCCGAGGGGCCTTCGTGGGTGCTTCACTGCTCTTTTTGCTGGTGAATGTACTGTGTGCAGTGCTGTCTCGCCAGCGCCAGGCACagccctgggtccttctgctGGTACGCGTCCTGGTGAGCGACTCCCTCTTTGTCATCTGCGCCCTCTCGcttgctgcctgcctctgccttgtggcCCGTCGAGCCCCTTCCACCAGCATCTACTTAGAGGCCAAG GGGACCAGTGTGTGTCAGGCAGCTGCTATAGGGGGTGCCATGGTCCTGCTCTATGCCAGCCGGGCCTGTTACAACCTGGCAGCTCTGGCTTTGGCCCCTCGGAGCCGGCTAGATGCCTTCGATTACGACTGGTACAACGTATCTGACCAG GCAGATCTGGTGAACGACCTAGGGAACAAAGGTTACTTGGTGTTTGGCCTCATCCTCTTCGTGTGGGAATTACTGCCCACCACATTGCTGGTGGGCTTCTTCCGGGTACACCGGCCCCCACAGGACCTG AGTACCAGTCGAATCCTCAATGGGCAGGTTTTTGGCTCCCGATCCTACTTCTTTGACCGGGCTGGCCACTGTGAGGATGAGGGCTACTCCTGGGAGCATAGCCGGAGTGAGAGCACCAG CATGTCCGGCAGCCTGGGCTCTGGCAGTTGGTATGGTGCCATCGGGCGTGAGCCAGGCTGGGGAGGGGCCAGCCAGACGAGGACCACTCCTCTGCTCTTCTCCCAGGTGCCAGGACCTGGTAGCCACCACCACAGCCTCTATTCCACGCCACAGACGTGA
- the Kcnk4 gene encoding potassium channel subfamily K member 4 isoform X3 produces the protein MTTAPQELPAPPSQAGSGAGPAPGRAMRSTTLLALLALVLLYLVSGALVFQALEQPHEQQVQKDLEDGRDQFLKDHPCVSQKNLEGFIKLVAEALGGGANPETSWTNSSNHSSAWNLGSAFFFSGTIITTIGYGNIALHTDAGRLFCIFYALVGIPLFGMLLAGVGDRLGSSLRRGIGHIEAVFLKWHVPPGLVRMLSAVLFLLIGCLLFVLTPTFVFSYMESWSKLEAIYFVIVTLTTVGFGDYVPGAVRCRACAVHVTCVLCP, from the exons A TGACCACTGCTCCTCAGGAGCTCCCTGCTCCTCCTTCCCAAGCTGGAAGTGGAGCTGGACCTGCCCCTGGAAGGGCCATGCGCAGCACCACACTCCTGGCCCTGTTGGCATTGGTGCTGCTTTACTTGGTATCTGGGGCTCTGGTGTTCCAGGCTCTGGAGCAGCCTCATGAGCAGCAGGTTCAGAAGGACCTGGAAGATGGCCGAGATCAGTTTCTGAAGGACCATCCGTGTGtgagccagaagaacctggagggGTTCATCAAG CTCGTGGCTGAAGCCCTGGGAGGGGGCGCAAACCCAGAAACCAGTTGGACCAATAGCAGCAACCACTCATCAGCTTGGAACCTGGGCAGCGCCTTCTTTTTCTCGGGgaccatcatcactaccatcg GCTACGGCAATATAGCCTTACACACAGATGCTGGGCGTCTCTTTTGTATCTTCTATGCACTGGTGGGGATCCCACTGTTCGGGATGCTGCTGGCTGGAGTCGGGGACCGGCTGGGCTCCTCTCTGCGCCGGGGCATCGGTCACATCGAAGCAGTTTTCTTG AAGTGGCATGTGCCACCAGGGCTGGTGAGAATGCTGTCTGCGGTGCTCTTCCTGTTGATTGGCTGCCTGCTCTTTGTCCTCACTCCTACCTTCGTGTTCTCCTACATGGAGAGCTGGAGCAAGCTGGAAGCCATCTACTTTGTTATAGTGACACTCACCACTGTAGGCTTTGGCGATTATGTACCAG GAGCTGTTCGCTGCCGCGCATGCGCCGTGCATGTCACTTGTGTGTTGTGCCCTTAG
- the Gpr137 gene encoding integral membrane protein GPR137 isoform X1: MSRGLLAVRGAFVGASLLFLLVNVLCAVLSRQRQAQPWVLLLVRVLVSDSLFVICALSLAACLCLVARRAPSTSIYLEAKGTSVCQAAAIGGAMVLLYASRACYNLAALALAPRSRLDAFDYDWYNVSDQADLVNDLGNKGYLVFGLILFVWELLPTTLLVGFFRVHRPPQDLSTSRILNGQVFGSRSYFFDRAGHCEDEGYSWEHSRSESTSMSGSLGSGSWYGAIGREPGWGGASQTRTTPLLFSQVPGPGSHHHSLYSTPQT; encoded by the exons ATGAGCCGAGGCTT GCTGGCTGTCCGAGGGGCCTTCGTGGGTGCTTCACTGCTCTTTTTGCTGGTGAATGTACTGTGTGCAGTGCTGTCTCGCCAGCGCCAGGCACagccctgggtccttctgctGGTACGCGTCCTGGTGAGCGACTCCCTCTTTGTCATCTGCGCCCTCTCGcttgctgcctgcctctgccttgtggcCCGTCGAGCCCCTTCCACCAGCATCTACTTAGAGGCCAAG GGGACCAGTGTGTGTCAGGCAGCTGCTATAGGGGGTGCCATGGTCCTGCTCTATGCCAGCCGGGCCTGTTACAACCTGGCAGCTCTGGCTTTGGCCCCTCGGAGCCGGCTAGATGCCTTCGATTACGACTGGTACAACGTATCTGACCAG GCAGATCTGGTGAACGACCTAGGGAACAAAGGTTACTTGGTGTTTGGCCTCATCCTCTTCGTGTGGGAATTACTGCCCACCACATTGCTGGTGGGCTTCTTCCGGGTACACCGGCCCCCACAGGACCTG AGTACCAGTCGAATCCTCAATGGGCAGGTTTTTGGCTCCCGATCCTACTTCTTTGACCGGGCTGGCCACTGTGAGGATGAGGGCTACTCCTGGGAGCATAGCCGGAGTGAGAGCACCAG CATGTCCGGCAGCCTGGGCTCTGGCAGTTGGTATGGTGCCATCGGGCGTGAGCCAGGCTGGGGAGGGGCCAGCCAGACGAGGACCACTCCTCTGCTCTTCTCCCAGGTGCCAGGACCTGGTAGCCACCACCACAGCCTCTATTCCACGCCACAGACGTGA
- the Bad gene encoding bcl2-associated agonist of cell death isoform X1, with protein sequence MARGVVPKAGGIQAQKGWRTYQPKQASRIQMGTPKQPSLAPAHALGLRKSDPGIRSLGSDAGGRRWRPAAQSMFQIPEFEPSEQEDASTTDRGLGPSLTEDQPGPYLAPGLLGSIVQQQPGQAANNSHHGGAGTMETRSRHSSYPAGTEEDEGMEEELSPFRGRSRSAPPNLWAAQRYGRELRRMSDEFEGSFKGEELTYSVEFLPVRAIAMEGWPLLWSFQSFPHTLPPTPPEVAMFPLRYWTALRRLC encoded by the exons ATGGCGCGGGGAGTTGTCCCCAAGGCAG GAGGAATTCAGGCCCAGAAGGGCTGGAGGACTTATCAGCCGAAGCAGGCCTCCAGGATCCAAATGGGAACCCCAAAGCAGCCCTCGCTGGCTCCTGCACACGCCCTAGGCTTGAGGAAGTCCGATCCCGGAATCCGGAGCCTGGGGAGCGACGCGGGAGGAAGGCGGTGGAGACCAGCAG CCCAGAGTATGTTCCAGATCCCAGAGTTTGAGCCGAGTGAGCAGGAAGACGCTAGTACTACAGATAGGGGCCTGGGCCCTAGCCTCACTGAGGACCAGCCAGGTCCCTACCTGGCCCCAGGTCTCCTGGGGAGCATCGTTCAGCAGCAGCCGGGACAGGCAGCCAATAACAGTCATCATGGAG GCGCTGGGACTATGGAGACCCGGAGTCGCCACAGTTCGTACCCAGCGGGGACTGAGGAAGATGAAGGGATGGAGGAGGAGCTTAGCCCTTTTCGAGGACGCTCGCGCTCGGCTCCCCCCAATCTCTGGGCAGCGCAGCGCTATGGCCGTGAGCTCCGAAGAATGAGCGATGAATTTGAGGGTTCCTTCAAG GGAGAAGAGCTGACGTACAGCGTTGAGTTCCTTCCGGTGCGTGCAATAGCCATGGAGGGGTGGCCCTTGCTTTGGAGTTTTCAAAGTTTTCCACACACCCTACCCCCTACGCCTCCGGAAGTGGCTATGTTCCCTCTCCGTTACTGGACAGCCCTCAGGCGCCTGTGCTAA
- the Bad gene encoding bcl2-associated agonist of cell death, giving the protein MGTPKQPSLAPAHALGLRKSDPGIRSLGSDAGGRRWRPAAQSMFQIPEFEPSEQEDASTTDRGLGPSLTEDQPGPYLAPGLLGSIVQQQPGQAANNSHHGGAGTMETRSRHSSYPAGTEEDEGMEEELSPFRGRSRSAPPNLWAAQRYGRELRRMSDEFEGSFKGLPRPKSAGTATQMRQSASWTRIIQSWWDRNLGKGGSTPSQ; this is encoded by the exons ATGGGAACCCCAAAGCAGCCCTCGCTGGCTCCTGCACACGCCCTAGGCTTGAGGAAGTCCGATCCCGGAATCCGGAGCCTGGGGAGCGACGCGGGAGGAAGGCGGTGGAGACCAGCAG CCCAGAGTATGTTCCAGATCCCAGAGTTTGAGCCGAGTGAGCAGGAAGACGCTAGTACTACAGATAGGGGCCTGGGCCCTAGCCTCACTGAGGACCAGCCAGGTCCCTACCTGGCCCCAGGTCTCCTGGGGAGCATCGTTCAGCAGCAGCCGGGACAGGCAGCCAATAACAGTCATCATGGAG GCGCTGGGACTATGGAGACCCGGAGTCGCCACAGTTCGTACCCAGCGGGGACTGAGGAAGATGAAGGGATGGAGGAGGAGCTTAGCCCTTTTCGAGGACGCTCGCGCTCGGCTCCCCCCAATCTCTGGGCAGCGCAGCGCTATGGCCGTGAGCTCCGAAGAATGAGCGATGAATTTGAGGGTTCCTTCAAG GGACTTCCTCGCCCAAAGAGCGCAGGCACTGCAACACAGATGCGACAAAGCGCCAGTTGGACGCGCATTATCCAGTCCTGGTGGGATCGAAATTTGGGGAAAGGAGGCTCCACTCCCTCCCAGTGA
- the Bad gene encoding bcl2-associated agonist of cell death isoform X5: MFQIPEFEPSEQEDASTTDRGLGPSLTEDQPGPYLAPGLLGSIVQQQPGQAANNSHHGGAGTMETRSRHSSYPAGTEEDEGMEEELSPFRGRSRSAPPNLWAAQRYGRELRRMSDEFEGSFKGLPRPKSAGTATQMRQSASWTRIIQSWWDRNLGKGGSTPSQ, encoded by the exons ATGTTCCAGATCCCAGAGTTTGAGCCGAGTGAGCAGGAAGACGCTAGTACTACAGATAGGGGCCTGGGCCCTAGCCTCACTGAGGACCAGCCAGGTCCCTACCTGGCCCCAGGTCTCCTGGGGAGCATCGTTCAGCAGCAGCCGGGACAGGCAGCCAATAACAGTCATCATGGAG GCGCTGGGACTATGGAGACCCGGAGTCGCCACAGTTCGTACCCAGCGGGGACTGAGGAAGATGAAGGGATGGAGGAGGAGCTTAGCCCTTTTCGAGGACGCTCGCGCTCGGCTCCCCCCAATCTCTGGGCAGCGCAGCGCTATGGCCGTGAGCTCCGAAGAATGAGCGATGAATTTGAGGGTTCCTTCAAG GGACTTCCTCGCCCAAAGAGCGCAGGCACTGCAACACAGATGCGACAAAGCGCCAGTTGGACGCGCATTATCCAGTCCTGGTGGGATCGAAATTTGGGGAAAGGAGGCTCCACTCCCTCCCAGTGA